The sequence below is a genomic window from Mercenaria mercenaria strain notata chromosome 14, MADL_Memer_1, whole genome shotgun sequence.
ggccttggagaattttttttcaactttttaataaaaaaaaaaatacaaaactgcactttttatgctttaaacatggccagtgatagTAGAAATCAACTGATTCTCTAAAGGTataatccccttatttgtattcattttttgacacaaaaatattttttgaaaagtctcacttaacaaaaaaaaatccttcccCCTCAAAAAAAATTTCCAACCTATCTATCCTAAAAATTTTTGAGcattttaccggaaacaaagaatttcttTTTTAGGCCTAAATGGACAAAAGATCTTGGTGTCTTTTTTTAAACCTGCTGGGTGGGATTTTTGGTGCAGTAGAAATGTGCCTTTGAAATAGCATAGGTAGCTGATTTTAAGGGTGTACACACTATTGTgccttcatttatttttttatgtcagGCTCAGGGTCCTAAGATCAAGTTCATAGTTTAAAAATCACTTATATGGGCCAAAACTTTATAATTTATTGTTGATTCTAAAATAATTGTACCGGGATATTTCTGATGACTGATTGTCCATGACCCTCAGGTTAGCGACTTGGGATTATTTGGTTCCCTTGTTTCGTTTTACTGTTGCTTCTAGTTTAAATTTGTAAGTTGTACAGGCAAGTACAGGTCTGCTAATCACTtgcctttaaataaaattaataaactaACGTTTCTCGTAAAACTAATGCATAGCAATTTTAAATATGCATTTAATTCTTCTGAAAGAGTATGGATGTTTCAAGGGTCTACATTGAAATTGCATTTTTCTTATTACCTCATTTGATATTTGCTCAGTGTGAGCTGTTTAGTATAATGGATGATCCGGCATACTGGTTCATTGTCTTCCATCAACTTTTTTACTTAATCATCTTATCTTAACCCACTTGTTAGAATTAAACCATACTTGCCCTGTAGCACCCTGGCATGGTTCTTTCtcaattttaattaagaaataataagttcccaaatgtggtttatcgtagaataacccgagttttgagttctcatgcgtaagaatatatcacgaaagcCTTCgtaaaactcgggttattctacgataaatcacacttgggaacttgttatttcgattctaacacgacatacaagTACAGAAGTATTAGAAGAAATGGTTACTACTTTTCACGGCTGTGCTACGCACCTGTATTGGATGACGTTATTGCACgcaagtggtttattgcagaataacccgagatagattttgctctacatgtttgtaggttatttgctgatcgtgttagaatcaaattTAGCcaaagctagaaatagaaaatccttaaaatgacttcttctcatcaATCACTTATGGATCTTtgccaaacttgatctgtagcgtCATTATATAGACCTTTCTCAAACTGTTCATATAGTTACGCTTGGCCTCTTTTAGAAACTGTAGGGTTAAAGTCCCATTATTTCTCTGAAATAGCATTATTTTCCTTAGAAAGAAGACCACAAAACATTGTCAGATTGTAGAGCTCCCTAAATGGTACAGAAACAGCATATATTTGGTCTATGTTGACACTTTATCCTTCGAAAAATAATTGCTGCAATACGCCTTTTAAATGTATGGATGACAAAATACTGtcagtgtttacatttttagTCAGCAGGTCTTTCCGATGACAGTTTGTAATAACTCGGAAGGACGCATAATTGAATGGTGTCATTCACACAAAAATTCAAGATCGAAGCTCTGCACACACCAAAAAACGAAAAAGAACTTACTCTGAGCGCTTCAACACAAATTGCTTGTCAAGATGTGTTTTCTTGTGTACTTGCTAGTTTAAACTGGATCTTTTGCACCCTTGGTTGGTCCTCTCCCTCAAGTTTATCGTAATGGAACTGCTTAATAGATGCTCACTAAACTTGTTCAAAAAGTGAGGTCAAAATTCACCTCAGGTGAGTGACTGAGGCCCATTGCAGCCTTCTGTTAAAATGTAAATTAGAATTCTTTCTTTAGTAAAAGAAAAGAAGGACTCAAAATCATGTAAGTACTGATATCAAGGAATATGAGACAGCATCCCTCAACAGTAGATTCCTATACAAGATGAACTATTCTAGCATTAGACACATGTAACCAGGGTTAGACACTAACTTATTTGAACAGGGTGCACAAAGGAATCTCTACCTTTTAAATCTTGGGGTCCTCCTCAAGTTTTGGGATCCCTCTTAATATGATATATGAAAAAATCACAACAAATGTCAAAACAAGTCGAGAATTCTTATTTCAAGTTTATATCACATAGATGCTTTACATGCATGCAATCTGTAAGCATCTGTTAACTgttgattttttattattcagGACCAACAATAACTTTCCACCTTAGGTACATacatattttaactgtttattagtaaaatatcttacaatatttttcaaacagaaattaatctttatttttatttatcattgaccaaaaaaaaacagGTATCCTGACAGCACGCCATCTTTTACAAGCTGGTATTCCTCCTCAAAATTTGGGATCCTCGTGCCCCCGGGACACTGTTAGTGTCTAACCCTGGTGTATATTTTAAAACTCCCTCCCAATTACACCCGCCGGAAGCGACACAATATGTGGTCCCTGCATTTTCCATATATATTATTCCAATAATATTGCAAAACCTACTTAACATGTATTATCTGTTGAATTGAACTGATAGTTTACCTGTCCATGGTCCCTGGTCCCTTCAGGCTtaaatgagccgtaccatgagaaaaccaacatagtgcatctgcaaccagcatggatccagacaagcctgcgcatccacgcagtctggtctggatccatgctgttcgctttcaaagtctattgcaattagagaaaccgtttgcgaacagcatggatcctgatcagacagtgcggatgcgcaggctggtctggatccatgctggttgcaaatgcgctatgttggttttctcatggtgcggctcaaatggttTTTAATCACACTGCTTCAGCTGACACATCAAACAGACACCACCATAAAAATGTGGCATAGGCCAGCACCGGGTCATGCACTTggttttttgctagactgatttgaaaaatttagaccATAAGCAAGTTTAATTTCATAATTGAAGTCTTTGGGAAAATCACAGATGTTATGACATTAAACATTTCTACAACATGGATTTTAATGTAACAAATCTCAGACTTGTAAATTTACATACTTTCTATCATACGGTCATATAAAATGTGTAGGATTTGGGctagtttttgagatatttgtacATGTTTAAAGAGATCCGcagatttcaatattactttatAACGGTATTTGGAAATAATTCACATGttaacatttttaatatcaattatTTAATCTTTAGAAAGAATTTTATTAGTAATATTCCTGGTTTTATCAGTTAACACACTGTATATAGTATGATATACATTTCCAGATAATGGAACCAGGCTTTATTCTAAGTTATCCAGATaaatgcagaactaccttaatcaaaTGTAAGGGTTAAAGCCCACCTgcatagctcaatagggagagtgcagatatACGAAatgcggggtcatgagtttgatccccaggaggggtatattatgttttctgtgatggtttgataaaagacattgtgtctgaaatcaatcgtcctccacctctgattcatgtagggaagttggcagttacttgcagagaacaagtttgtactggtacagaatccaggaacactggttaggttaactgcccacaattacataactaaaatactgttgaaaaatggcgttaaacccaaaacaaacaagaaaatacaatgttATTCTTGTATATAATGTTCATTAACTTGATTCAACAGACAACCTCTGTTAACGGACACCTTTACCTGTTATTTGAtgtttaacttttaccctgctaaatttctaaaatgcactggtctttcattcaattttggcagtaccacttcttatttaaaggtgtgttcactgaagtgcagaccatgatcagcctgcacggatgtgcaggctgatcttggtctgcacaggtcgcaaaggcagaatctcttgccactagcaggctaaatgttaagaCATACTTTATTGTATTCAACATGACTAAAAATAGTCTGAAATCTCTTTAAAGATCCGACATTTATTCTGAATTGTCTTTCGATTGAAAAGTGTTGAGCTggtatgtgtatatgtgtgtaATAGGATCACACTCTATATTATAAGGAAATGTCCACTTTGTAGAGATCTTTATCATACTTGCATACATGTATTGATTCTATTTTCCATGTATTCATAAAACTctgttaaagatatttaaatgctATTTACAGATATGTTCAGGTCAAACTCACTTTTCGTTGGTGGAAATTCTAGGAAAGCGATCCATGAGGGCAGGGCTGATGCTATTCCAATATTTCTGAGTGAAATACCGAGGCTATTTCGACACAAGGTAATAGTAATAAAACTGCTGATTTTTAGCAGTAATActagtaattataattaaaacaattatttaagaaacaaataatgGTTTTGTAGTTAAAACTTGGACCTGTTTATTGCCAATCAAAAAATGTTGTCCAAAGAACTTTAACCTTTACCTATAGACTTACcttaagccctctttacacaagggaaacaatctgtttattgaaagaaattgttgagtgaacaccatCTGACAATCATAATCTtgtccatgttataccagtgcaatagaaaagtaagctatcttataatgttacctgctatacatgataacacaatcatgcatctaacagtcctgattcagaaattgttttccttgattttctcatatttcttgatattttccccatactttgGCGTATATACATGGCTAGCAGAGAtcagcaatagctttctcaacaaAGTTTACCTtctgaaattctgtgggttttaacattctaaaaaaatcatctgtttgtggacaaatttcaccacaaaaatgtctCACTCCCCCAGGGCAGtaaatgatttgatctttacatatttttcttttcaaagtgttgatctttacagtaattgctactaattatgcatgattttttcgTCACAGGCTCTTGTATGAATAGGGATCCTGATGAATTGTGTCTTTTATGTTTAAGTCTACCTGTTCTTTTTTTGTAGATTATTCACCTTGATATAGCTCTGGTGACAGTAAGCCCACCAGACAAACATGGATTCTGTTCTCTCGGGACAAGTGTGGACTGCACAAGATCTGCTGTTCAAAATGCTAAATATATCATTGGtaagacaaataaataaatccttaAATTGTTAATCCTGGAGAAATAGTCATAAGTTCTTCATGTTGTGTGAAGTTTTCATATCTGTTGGACataattagctcgactatacaaagtataaggagagctatcctactcgacccggcgtcggcgtctttcagcgtccccaccttggttaaagtttttttacactttctcttttttcaacttatctctgtaattacttgatggatttgattcaaacttgaaatagttattcctcatcatcacccacatcatctgacataagggccataactctggtaccaatatttcatgatttatctccccttttcacttagtttttaaggttaaagttttggtgcactttcactctatctctgttcttactgaatggatttgattcaaacttaaaatacttgtttaacatatcacccacatcatatgacacaagatgcataactctagcacaaattttttatgaattattcctcctttttacttagaatttcaggttaaagttttgatgcactttcactctatctcagttattactgaatggatttgattcagacttaaaatcgttgttcaacatcatcacccacgccatatgacacaaggtgcataactctggcaccaatttttcatgaattattacctctttttacttagaattttaggttaaagttttgatgcactttcactctatcactgttattactgaatggatttgattcaaacttaaaatagttgttcaacatcatcacccacaccatttggcacaaggtgcataactcttgcaccaatttttcatgaattattccccctttttactaagaatttcacgttaaagttttgatgcacttccactttatctctgttagtactgaatggatttgattcaaacttaaaatagttgttcaacatcatcacccacaccacttaacacaaggtgcataactctggcaccaatttttcatgaattatgcccccttttacttagaattaaatgttagttttgatgcattttcactatatctcagttattatgaaatgcatttgattcaaacttgaagtagttgttccacatcatcacccacatcatatgatacaagatgcataactcttgcaccaatatttaattaattatgccccctttttgcttaggctgtacttgtatagtgttttgatacactttatctgtacttctcttattacttaatatttttgacacagactcaggctattgtgcaatatcttcacccaccattggagttaataaacactccagtgacagctccagttttctcagatgtgcccagtttcactatccagcatcaaaatagtcgagcacgctgtctcctgtgacaccTCTTGTTTTTTGCCCCCAGTCAGTTCCCCCACCCCCTCCATAGAAAAATCAACATTTGACTTTTCTCCCCTCCCCACctctgctccccccccccccccccacacacacaccccacccACTCCATTTAGTTTTACCccatatttaattttaaagttgagcgtgctgtcttacagcTGTTGTTACACTTTCTAATTCACTTGGACATGTGCACTTTTCATAACAAATAACTGACTGATTTTgttaatactttattttaaaGCCCAACTTTAATAAACTTGGAATTCATACATTGTTTGTAGCCCAAGTAAATAAGCATTTGCCTCGGACATTTGGTGATGGTATTATTCACGAGTCGCATGTTGATGCTATGGTACAGTGGGATGAACCGTTACATGAAATGGCAATTGGTGAGCTGTCTCCGGAAGAAGAGAAAATCGGGAAATTGATCGCCGATAATCTGGTAGAAGATGGTGCCACCTTACAGATGGGTAAGTTTAACAAATTGATAGGATTCAAGACAAGTTATGTCAAACTTGTGCTTGTGTGTCCTTTTGTTTGTCTGCCTGTCCACCTGAACATTTGGCTGAGCTtcttcaattttcaaaatgtagataTCAGCACGCTTTGATCAAACTTGCAAATATTATGTTTAATTCCCTACCAGGTAAAATTAGGGGCCTCTCCTCGAGGACCCTTTGCAAAATTTTTAGTCTGTATtaaatcaaaaagtattttaggtattccaatgaaacttggtatggtGATAAAGGAGATTTTAGAGTACAGAGATTATGTGTACCCTataatttttttgctttttcaaaatttcttttgcCATGTAAACATAGTTAAAAGCTATAACAAATTTTTTATATGCAAGAAGATTTATGAAACACTGATCATTACTGTGTAGGGCTTTGAAAagactgttgtttttttgtgtgtttaaagagcaagtgaaatttgcttatttgttgtttttttgggttaAGGGCcattcttcaacagtatttctagCAATTAAAATAAgccgtgttcctggattctgtaccggttatagcctgttctccgcaagtaacctACCAACCTCTCCACAAGAATTAGAGGTGGAAGACTAAaaatttcaggcacaatgtctttttttcaaatcgtcacagagaacaacACTTCTCATGGGGATCAAACTCTTGACCCTCTTTGCTCTCCCTATTGCTAAATGGGCGggcagaaaatgaaataaaaccctGTTATTAGCCTTATTAactactttaataaaatatatgttttattatgtgCTACAGGTATAGGGGCTATACCAGATGCTGTGCTAGCACAACTCGGCAATCATAAAAACCTCGGCATCCACTCAGAGATGTTCTCTGATGGTGTAGTTGATCTGTGTGAAAAAGGGGCAATAACCAATACAGAGAAAACCATCTTGACTGGGAAAATTGCGAGCAGTTTTGCTGTTGGATCAAAGAGATTATATGACTTCATGGACAACAATCCATTTGTTGGTaggtcatattttttttcataagagatgaaatatacataattgtcagaataatttgtatatttgatatattgataacgtaacacataagcacagatagtgattgACTTCTATTTCATTGCTCAAGATATAAAGgcataggcacttccctgggtcatataattcGTATCTTGAcgatgattttcatttctgtggTAATcagaagataaaaaaaatatcatttatatggtCACAATGACAAATTGCCTCTCAGTTCCTGAAACACTCCAAAAAGAATGATGATTTGTTATCAGATTGAACGTTTAATCGAAGGGAAACTACTTTTTTAACTTGGTGACATCACAGATGCCTTTGTCCGATAGGTGAccaatttgaaacaattttaactaCTCGGAATAACTGAGTGCAATTTTCAAGCGCCAGTACACGCATACTAACTACTaacttgttttacattttatcagatattttttcttaaaactgataaaaatgatACCGATA
It includes:
- the LOC123527227 gene encoding 4-hydroxybutyrate coenzyme A transferase-like isoform X2, translating into MLTKLVQKVRSKFTSDMFRSNSLFVGGNSRKAIHEGRADAIPIFLSEIPRLFRHKIIHLDIALVTVSPPDKHGFCSLGTSVDCTRSAVQNAKYIIAQVNKHLPRTFGDGIIHESHVDAMVQWDEPLHEMAIGELSPEEEKIGKLIADNLVEDGATLQMGIGAIPDAVLAQLGNHKNLGIHSEMFSDGVVDLCEKGAITNTEKTILTGKIASSFAVGSKRLYDFMDNNPFVEMCDVAFTNNSAVISQNPKVTAINSCIEVDLTGQICADSIGTKIYSGFGGQIDFIRGAAICLDGRGKPIIAMPSATRRGETKIVPTLKLGSGVVTTRAHVHYVVTEYGIAYLFGKSLRERAYELIQIAHPDHREFLEKAAFERLRCMPAPFK